A genomic region of Luteibacter aegosomatissinici contains the following coding sequences:
- a CDS encoding polysaccharide biosynthesis/export family protein, translating into MKFLPTLGLAGCCLLLHACVLAPGQHMNTGELNNKKSADGARYQLVPITPKLIAMDKASASPASLDPALTAYKPDDYHIGPGDSLYITVWEHPELTSPAGSQQQTAANGRLVRPDGTLFYPYVGQIKADGLTIEQLRTEISNRLTKYIAKPQVDISIVGFASQRVTMGGAFTNTAPQNITVAPLTLSQAVGSAGVNAQLADLSNVVLRRDNREYHLNLDALSHTLQGGQDIYLKGGDNVYLPYNDNHEVYVLGEVLRPQAISFKTTDLSLTQALGRSGGLNQTSSSGKSVYVIRGVENMEKAPATIYQLDNTSPSAFAVAAQFPVEPGDVIYVGPAGITRWNRFISQLLPLSGLINNAANAQYSLDRDRQL; encoded by the coding sequence ATGAAGTTCCTGCCGACCCTGGGTCTGGCCGGATGCTGCCTGCTCCTGCATGCCTGCGTCCTGGCACCCGGCCAGCATATGAATACCGGCGAGCTGAATAACAAGAAGAGCGCCGATGGTGCGCGTTATCAGCTCGTCCCCATCACGCCCAAGCTGATCGCGATGGATAAGGCATCAGCCTCGCCGGCCAGCCTGGATCCCGCACTTACCGCTTACAAGCCCGATGACTACCACATCGGGCCCGGTGATTCGCTCTACATCACTGTCTGGGAGCATCCGGAACTCACTTCCCCTGCGGGCTCCCAACAGCAGACAGCGGCCAATGGCCGCCTTGTACGGCCCGATGGCACGCTGTTCTATCCCTACGTGGGCCAGATCAAGGCCGATGGCCTGACGATTGAACAGCTGCGTACGGAAATATCCAACCGCCTGACCAAGTACATCGCCAAGCCGCAGGTCGATATCAGCATCGTGGGCTTCGCCAGCCAGCGCGTGACCATGGGCGGCGCGTTCACCAACACCGCTCCGCAGAACATCACGGTGGCACCGCTCACCCTGTCGCAGGCGGTCGGTTCCGCCGGGGTGAACGCGCAATTGGCCGACCTTTCCAATGTGGTGCTACGTCGTGATAACCGCGAGTACCACCTGAACCTGGATGCCCTCTCGCATACGCTGCAGGGCGGCCAGGACATCTATCTCAAGGGCGGTGACAACGTGTACCTGCCCTACAACGATAACCACGAGGTGTACGTGCTGGGCGAGGTCCTGCGCCCGCAGGCCATCTCGTTCAAGACCACCGACCTCAGCCTCACCCAGGCACTGGGCCGCTCGGGCGGTCTCAACCAGACCAGCTCCAGCGGCAAATCCGTGTACGTGATTCGCGGCGTGGAGAACATGGAAAAAGCGCCGGCCACCATCTATCAGCTCGACAACACGTCGCCCTCCGCTTTCGCGGTCGCGGCCCAGTTCCCCGTCGAGCCCGGCGATGTGATCTACGTCGGCCCGGCCGGCATCACCCGCTGGAACCGCTTCATCAGCCAGCTGCTTCCGCTTTCCGGCCTGATCAACAACGCAGCCAACGCCCAGTACAGCCTTGATCGCGACCGCCAGCTGTAA
- the galE gene encoding UDP-glucose 4-epimerase GalE: protein MKILICGGAGYVGSHMVRYVLERGHEVVVYDNLSTGHRESVPAGHPFIHGDIGDAGKLARVFADHRFDAVMHFCARSLVGESVVDPYAYYENNVGNTIALLDAMRHAGVDKLVFSSTAAVFGHPVSDTIDESHPTAPINPYGQSKLMIEQVLADAAKAYGLRSVALRYFNAAGASACGSIGEAHDPETHLIPNVLKAVLGQGSGLKVFGTDYDTRDGTCVRDYVHVNDLASAHLLAIEYMGMHEGAFTFNLGNGEGFTVREVIAAAEKVTGRPVPHEFAGRRPGDPAVLVASSAQAREQLGWRPAMARMEDILASAWNWHLEPRF from the coding sequence TTGAAGATTCTAATTTGCGGTGGTGCGGGGTACGTGGGCTCGCACATGGTCCGGTACGTGCTTGAGCGCGGGCACGAGGTGGTGGTCTACGACAACCTCTCCACGGGGCATCGGGAGTCCGTGCCCGCCGGCCATCCGTTCATCCACGGTGATATCGGTGACGCGGGGAAGCTCGCCCGTGTGTTCGCGGACCACCGCTTTGATGCGGTCATGCACTTCTGCGCACGCTCGCTGGTCGGCGAATCGGTGGTGGACCCTTATGCCTACTACGAGAACAACGTTGGCAACACTATCGCCTTGCTCGATGCCATGCGGCATGCGGGGGTCGATAAGCTTGTCTTCTCCTCCACGGCGGCAGTTTTTGGCCATCCGGTATCCGACACCATTGATGAGAGCCATCCGACGGCGCCCATCAATCCGTACGGCCAAAGCAAGCTCATGATCGAGCAGGTGCTGGCCGATGCGGCGAAGGCCTATGGCCTGCGTTCCGTGGCGCTGCGCTACTTCAATGCGGCGGGTGCCTCCGCTTGCGGCAGTATTGGCGAGGCGCATGACCCCGAGACGCACCTCATTCCCAATGTCCTGAAGGCGGTCCTGGGGCAGGGCAGTGGCCTGAAGGTGTTCGGTACCGACTACGACACCCGCGATGGCACCTGCGTTCGTGACTACGTGCACGTGAATGACCTGGCATCCGCGCATCTCCTCGCGATCGAGTACATGGGGATGCACGAGGGCGCATTCACGTTCAACCTGGGTAATGGCGAGGGGTTCACGGTGCGCGAGGTGATCGCCGCCGCGGAGAAGGTCACCGGCCGACCCGTGCCTCATGAATTCGCCGGGCGTCGGCCGGGTGATCCCGCCGTGCTGGTGGCATCGAGCGCGCAGGCGCGCGAGCAGCTTGGCTGGCGGCCCGCCATGGCCCGCATGGAAGATATCCTCGCCAGCGCCTGGAACTGGCATCTGGAACCCCGGTTCTGA
- a CDS encoding acyltransferase family protein, protein MQAKPRLQLDFIDALRGLAIIAVLVSHAQRNVEIYQAMGHPATMSPWLSRYAEQGARGVQLFFVVSALTLFLSAGKRLGESGEWLNFYIRRLFRIAPMFYVAFGVYCLAPFILKGHELPTPGTILSTLTFTNGWSPAWLLGANDVVPGGWSIGMEMSFYIVFPLVFLLVKDLPRAWVALLLFLLLDVFLGPVLVANPPIADADLWERFVFVWLPNQLPIFLFGICAYFVLFGESGVLTRFFHAGDRRMNAALFVAACAVLLTVPQVIQDSRAVYLYGGAFALIALCLNRQPYRWLVNPLVCHVGKISFSGYLVHFFMLQVARKVLDKVHAGSRLGPDAYFIATVVVALAGTVILATLTYRLVEVPGQALGKRLIQSLASRREAGRQQLENEAG, encoded by the coding sequence ATGCAGGCCAAGCCCCGCCTACAGCTCGACTTCATCGATGCGCTCCGTGGCCTGGCCATCATCGCGGTGCTGGTGAGCCACGCGCAGCGCAATGTGGAGATCTACCAGGCCATGGGCCACCCGGCCACGATGTCACCATGGCTAAGCCGCTACGCGGAGCAGGGCGCGCGGGGCGTGCAGCTGTTCTTTGTTGTCAGCGCACTCACGCTGTTTCTTTCGGCAGGCAAGCGCCTGGGCGAGTCCGGCGAATGGTTGAACTTCTACATCCGGCGCCTCTTTCGCATTGCGCCCATGTTCTACGTTGCCTTCGGCGTGTATTGCCTGGCACCGTTCATCCTGAAGGGCCACGAGCTGCCAACACCTGGCACGATCCTGAGCACGCTGACCTTCACCAATGGTTGGAGCCCGGCGTGGCTGTTGGGTGCCAATGACGTGGTACCTGGCGGCTGGTCGATCGGCATGGAGATGTCCTTCTACATCGTGTTCCCGCTGGTGTTCCTGCTGGTTAAGGATCTGCCGCGCGCGTGGGTTGCGCTGTTGTTGTTCCTGCTGCTGGATGTCTTCCTTGGGCCAGTGCTGGTCGCCAACCCGCCGATCGCGGATGCTGATCTGTGGGAGAGGTTCGTCTTCGTCTGGCTGCCTAACCAGTTGCCGATCTTCCTGTTCGGCATCTGTGCGTACTTCGTCCTGTTTGGCGAATCAGGGGTGCTTACGCGTTTCTTCCACGCGGGTGACCGGCGGATGAATGCGGCGCTTTTTGTTGCGGCGTGTGCGGTCCTGCTCACGGTGCCGCAAGTCATTCAAGACAGCCGAGCCGTGTACCTCTACGGCGGTGCCTTCGCCCTGATCGCGCTGTGCCTGAACCGCCAGCCGTACCGCTGGCTGGTGAATCCGCTGGTATGCCACGTGGGCAAGATCAGCTTCAGCGGCTATCTGGTGCACTTTTTCATGCTGCAGGTCGCGCGCAAGGTGCTGGACAAGGTGCATGCGGGTTCGCGGCTCGGGCCCGATGCGTACTTCATAGCCACCGTAGTGGTGGCACTGGCTGGAACGGTCATCCTGGCGACACTTACCTACAGGCTGGTGGAAGTGCCCGGACAGGCATTGGGCAAGCGCCTGATCCAGTCGCTGGCGTCGCGCCGGGAGGCGGGTCGCCAGCAGCTTGAGAACGAGGCCGGTTGA
- a CDS encoding serine O-acetyltransferase, with protein sequence MLNDFRADARRLKSLPGWRGMIWWMLDQSFWVILTYRLIAGARGTVFHTPLRVLEKVAEFVFKSYVPTTATIGPGLVIFHAFGVIINGKTTIGKNCTLYARVCIGNRFPGDGTPTIGDNVTIGTGACIFGPVVIPDNYVVKANAVITPSSLRDSAPASSPKNHDPLGAAS encoded by the coding sequence ATGCTCAATGACTTCCGGGCCGATGCCCGCCGCCTGAAGTCGCTGCCTGGGTGGCGCGGGATGATCTGGTGGATGCTCGACCAGTCGTTCTGGGTGATCCTCACCTACCGCCTCATCGCCGGGGCCCGCGGCACGGTGTTTCATACGCCGCTGCGTGTGCTCGAGAAGGTCGCGGAATTCGTATTCAAGAGCTACGTGCCCACCACCGCCACGATCGGCCCGGGCCTGGTGATCTTCCACGCGTTCGGGGTCATCATCAACGGCAAGACCACCATCGGCAAGAACTGCACACTCTACGCCCGCGTCTGCATCGGCAATCGCTTCCCGGGCGACGGCACGCCGACCATCGGTGACAACGTCACCATTGGTACCGGCGCCTGCATCTTCGGCCCCGTGGTCATACCTGATAACTACGTGGTGAAGGCCAATGCCGTCATCACCCCGTCGTCCCTGCGCGACAGCGCCCCCGCTTCTTCCCCTAAAAATCACGATCCCTTAGGAGCTGCGTCATGA
- a CDS encoding UDP-glucose dehydrogenase family protein, whose product MKVTIFGTGYVGLVTGACLAEMGNHVVCVDIDEAKVEGLKNGIIPIYEPGLEPIVKNNYAAGLLDFTTDPATAIAHGEIIFIAVGTPPDEDGSADLKYVLAVARTIGQHLDRYAVVVNKSTVPVGTADKVRAAISDVLNNRDAGLEFDVVSNPEFLKEGDAVEDCLRPDRIVVGASSQRAVGRLRKLYAPFNRNHDRMVVMDERSAELTKYAANAMLATKISFMNEIANIAERVGADVELVRQGIGSDPRIGYHFIYPGAGYGGSCFPKDVQALERIARAHDYDARLLAMVEAVNHTQKTRLFAQILRHFHGDVAGKTVALWGLAFKPNTDDMREAPSRKLIEALWGAGAKVRAYDPEAREETARIYGERDDLVLCAKPYEALDGADVLALITEWKAFRSPDFARIKAALKEPALFDGRNLYDPQTVEDAGLAYYGIGRGRSLLR is encoded by the coding sequence ATGAAGGTCACAATTTTTGGAACCGGTTATGTCGGTCTGGTTACCGGCGCCTGTCTCGCGGAAATGGGAAACCACGTGGTATGCGTGGATATTGACGAGGCCAAGGTGGAAGGCCTGAAGAACGGCATCATCCCCATCTACGAACCGGGCCTCGAGCCCATCGTGAAGAACAACTATGCCGCAGGCCTGCTCGATTTCACGACGGACCCGGCCACTGCCATCGCGCACGGTGAGATCATTTTCATCGCGGTCGGCACGCCGCCCGATGAGGATGGCAGCGCCGACCTGAAGTACGTGCTTGCCGTGGCGCGGACGATCGGCCAGCACCTGGACCGGTACGCCGTGGTTGTAAACAAGTCGACCGTGCCGGTAGGTACGGCCGATAAAGTGCGTGCCGCTATCAGTGATGTCCTGAATAACCGTGACGCGGGGCTTGAGTTCGATGTGGTATCCAACCCCGAGTTCCTGAAGGAAGGCGACGCGGTGGAGGATTGCCTGCGCCCCGATCGCATCGTGGTGGGTGCGTCCAGCCAGCGTGCCGTCGGCCGCCTGCGCAAGCTCTACGCACCGTTCAATCGCAACCACGATCGCATGGTGGTCATGGATGAGCGGTCGGCCGAACTCACGAAGTACGCAGCCAACGCCATGCTGGCGACCAAGATCAGCTTCATGAACGAAATTGCCAACATCGCCGAACGCGTCGGCGCGGATGTGGAGCTCGTTCGCCAGGGCATCGGCTCGGATCCGCGAATTGGCTACCACTTCATCTACCCCGGCGCGGGTTATGGCGGCTCGTGCTTCCCCAAAGACGTGCAGGCACTCGAACGCATTGCGCGTGCGCACGACTACGATGCCCGCCTGCTGGCCATGGTGGAAGCCGTAAACCACACGCAAAAGACCCGCCTGTTCGCGCAGATCCTGCGCCACTTCCATGGTGACGTGGCCGGCAAGACGGTCGCCTTGTGGGGCCTGGCCTTCAAACCGAACACCGACGACATGCGCGAGGCCCCGAGCCGCAAGCTGATCGAAGCGTTGTGGGGAGCCGGTGCAAAGGTCCGCGCGTACGACCCCGAAGCCCGCGAGGAGACCGCGCGTATCTACGGTGAGCGGGATGACCTGGTACTCTGCGCCAAGCCGTACGAGGCACTGGACGGCGCCGACGTACTCGCCCTCATCACCGAGTGGAAGGCCTTCCGCAGCCCTGACTTCGCCCGGATCAAAGCGGCACTGAAGGAACCTGCCCTCTTCGACGGTCGCAACCTGTACGACCCGCAGACGGTGGAGGATGCCGGCCTGGCCTACTACGGCATCGGCCGCGGCCGCTCACTGCTCCGTTGA
- a CDS encoding right-handed parallel beta-helix repeat-containing protein has translation MHRRTFLRHTTLALATLSVVPLVRVQAANRGRTWYVDANGGDDAHDGTSEARAFRSLDRLNKETFGPGDHILFKRGGDYPGAFLPKGSGSAGAPIVADAYGQGAPPHLHADGKAPSTVRLQNVEYWTLQNLDISNQGPQPAPRRTGVHLFHQDYGVAHGITLKNLHVHDVNGVPVKKDGGGSGILVEAKGKDKPTRYESLAIIDNRLDNTQRDGILFLGAGNRQGGLAKGVVVRGNQLSGVPGDCILVKGCDGALVEHNTVSHCGPLPRGEAAAGIWPFDCDNTTVQYNEVSDHKAFADGQAYDSDFRCRNTVIQYNYSHDNVGGMALVCNDGRSGGDIGNTGTIVRFNVSINDALRKTDSASLRISGPVDGSQIYNNIIIIPEKPIAGAEVTVFKATSWKGVPSSTNIHDNIVVSPQEPGIDMQVAQATKLNENRMVATTASNQKGLAGSQAASTEHAMLERFRSHRPTLAQVNTLVKACFANGKPVANAVDLIGQLTAG, from the coding sequence ATGCATCGCCGCACCTTCCTTCGCCACACCACGCTGGCCCTTGCCACCTTGTCGGTGGTTCCACTGGTCCGCGTGCAGGCCGCCAACCGCGGCCGCACCTGGTACGTCGATGCGAACGGCGGAGATGATGCCCATGACGGCACCAGCGAGGCACGAGCGTTCCGCAGCCTGGATCGGCTCAACAAGGAAACCTTCGGTCCAGGCGACCATATCCTGTTCAAACGCGGCGGCGACTACCCGGGCGCCTTTCTCCCCAAAGGCTCCGGTAGCGCCGGCGCACCTATCGTGGCAGACGCCTACGGCCAGGGCGCCCCACCGCACCTGCACGCCGACGGCAAGGCGCCCTCCACGGTGCGCTTGCAGAATGTCGAGTACTGGACGCTGCAAAACCTCGACATCTCCAACCAAGGCCCCCAGCCCGCCCCACGCCGCACCGGAGTACACCTGTTCCACCAGGATTATGGCGTCGCCCATGGCATTACCCTGAAGAACCTGCACGTGCACGATGTGAATGGCGTGCCGGTGAAGAAGGACGGCGGTGGCAGCGGCATCCTTGTTGAAGCCAAAGGCAAGGACAAGCCGACCCGGTACGAAAGCCTGGCCATCATCGATAACCGTCTGGATAACACCCAACGCGACGGCATCCTGTTCCTGGGCGCCGGTAACCGGCAGGGTGGCCTGGCGAAAGGCGTGGTGGTGCGGGGAAACCAGTTGAGCGGCGTGCCGGGTGATTGCATCCTGGTGAAGGGCTGTGACGGCGCGTTGGTGGAGCATAATACCGTGAGCCACTGCGGCCCCCTGCCCCGTGGGGAAGCCGCTGCGGGCATCTGGCCGTTCGATTGCGACAACACCACCGTCCAGTACAACGAGGTCAGCGACCACAAGGCTTTCGCGGATGGCCAGGCCTACGATTCCGACTTCCGTTGCCGCAACACGGTGATCCAGTACAACTACAGCCACGATAACGTCGGTGGGATGGCCCTGGTCTGTAACGACGGGCGCAGCGGCGGCGACATTGGCAATACCGGCACCATCGTTCGCTTCAACGTGAGCATCAACGATGCCCTCCGCAAGACGGATAGCGCGAGCCTGCGTATCTCCGGCCCGGTCGACGGCAGCCAGATCTACAACAACATCATCATCATCCCGGAGAAACCGATCGCCGGCGCCGAGGTGACGGTCTTCAAGGCGACGAGCTGGAAGGGTGTGCCGAGCAGCACGAACATCCATGACAATATCGTCGTATCTCCGCAAGAACCCGGCATCGACATGCAGGTGGCCCAGGCCACCAAGCTCAACGAAAACCGCATGGTCGCGACGACCGCCAGCAATCAGAAAGGCCTGGCGGGCTCACAGGCGGCATCCACGGAGCACGCCATGCTCGAGCGCTTCCGCAGCCACCGGCCAACGCTCGCCCAGGTAAATACGCTGGTGAAAGCCTGCTTCGCCAACGGCAAGCCCGTGGCCAATGCCGTTGACCTTATCGGCCAGCTAACCGCTGGCTGA
- a CDS encoding undecaprenyl-phosphate glucose phosphotransferase, whose product MQLKKINALVDLELRVGDLMSAVTAAHVAYLARFNGEAMDKTYAAAMVMLVMLTLVLSMGLRVYEQPLGERPVSQYLRIAASWAGSFIALMVMGYLLKVGDVYSRGWVLLTLPLGLVGFALVRLIALVALRRLRKRGEGIARCLLVGATDSGLHMLEQARANPALGMDITGYVKTSYDHGVPDGVPKVGSLLELEDILLRGEWDEVLLALPVSANRAITYAMDRMEQHVVTVKFVPDLLGRQLINHQMEDCGGVPIVTLRSSPLEGHAWLVKNVEDRLLAAAILFMISPIMVLLAIGVKLSSPGPVLYRQPRVGLDGKEFEMLKFRSMPVDMEKSGKVAWGGAQNKTTTRFGKFIRQTSLDELPQFLNVLRGDMSIVGPRPERPMFVEQFKGEIDGYMHKHLVKAGITGWAQVNGWRGDTDLTRRIEHDLYYINHWSLAFDLRIIFLTIFKGFVHSEKQTSSRTGAVASVATTADPQVAEEAR is encoded by the coding sequence ATGCAACTGAAAAAAATCAACGCGTTAGTTGATCTGGAGCTTCGCGTCGGTGACTTGATGAGTGCAGTCACCGCGGCCCATGTGGCCTACCTGGCTCGCTTTAACGGCGAAGCCATGGACAAAACCTATGCTGCGGCCATGGTCATGCTTGTGATGCTCACCCTCGTGCTTTCCATGGGGTTGCGTGTCTACGAGCAGCCGCTTGGCGAACGTCCGGTCAGTCAATATTTGCGCATCGCAGCATCGTGGGCCGGATCGTTCATCGCGCTCATGGTGATGGGCTACTTGCTGAAAGTCGGCGACGTTTACTCGCGTGGGTGGGTGTTGCTGACGCTCCCGCTCGGTCTCGTCGGCTTTGCGCTGGTGAGACTGATTGCGCTTGTTGCGCTGCGTCGCCTGCGCAAGCGCGGTGAAGGTATCGCGCGCTGCCTCCTCGTGGGTGCGACCGATTCCGGTTTACACATGCTTGAGCAGGCGCGCGCAAATCCCGCGTTGGGCATGGATATCACCGGCTACGTCAAGACCAGCTACGACCACGGCGTGCCTGATGGCGTGCCGAAGGTTGGTTCCTTGCTCGAACTCGAAGACATCCTGTTGCGTGGCGAATGGGACGAGGTCCTTCTAGCGCTGCCGGTGAGCGCGAATCGCGCGATCACGTACGCCATGGACCGCATGGAGCAGCACGTGGTGACGGTGAAGTTTGTCCCTGACCTGCTTGGGCGCCAGCTGATCAATCACCAGATGGAAGACTGTGGTGGCGTGCCCATCGTGACCCTGCGTTCCAGTCCGCTCGAAGGGCACGCATGGCTGGTGAAGAACGTGGAGGACCGGCTGCTCGCTGCCGCCATCCTGTTCATGATCTCACCGATCATGGTGTTGCTTGCCATTGGCGTGAAGCTGTCCAGCCCGGGGCCCGTGCTCTATCGACAGCCGCGCGTGGGCCTGGACGGCAAGGAATTTGAAATGTTGAAGTTCCGCTCCATGCCGGTGGACATGGAGAAGAGCGGGAAGGTGGCGTGGGGCGGTGCGCAGAACAAGACCACCACCCGATTCGGCAAATTCATTCGCCAGACCAGCCTCGATGAACTGCCGCAGTTCCTGAACGTGCTCCGTGGCGACATGTCGATCGTGGGCCCCCGCCCTGAGCGCCCCATGTTTGTCGAACAGTTCAAGGGCGAGATCGACGGTTACATGCACAAGCACCTGGTGAAGGCTGGCATTACGGGTTGGGCGCAAGTGAACGGCTGGCGTGGCGATACCGATCTCACCCGCCGCATCGAGCACGATCTCTACTACATCAATCATTGGTCGCTGGCCTTCGATCTGCGGATCATCTTCCTGACGATCTTCAAGGGCTTCGTGCACAGCGAGAAGCAGACGTCATCGCGTACCGGCGCCGTTGCATCGGTGGCGACGACGGCGGATCCGCAGGTCGCGGAGGAAGCCCGGTAG
- a CDS encoding glycosyltransferase family 2 protein encodes MSEAEKRLSIIIITWNELANLERCLLSLVDKVDFTQDEVIVVDNGSRDGSAEFVATLPQVRYFPLETNLGVGPARNRGLFLARGKYCMTLDNDTIFLTDDPGTVVDTFFKAHPDAGVVGFELLNVDRTRQDSTRRFPRFYQPIAARIAATRKLGFVQRELDRHLMTDTVFDNEADPMEVDYVLGANQTFTKKTAALLMGYDDRIFFGPEDAEFCVRTRKMGLRNYYSRRISIVHDYKRRTRKFSKLTIKHLAGFAYMLKKHGGVYRYSLSERR; translated from the coding sequence ATGAGCGAGGCCGAGAAGCGCTTATCGATCATCATCATCACCTGGAACGAACTGGCCAACCTGGAGCGGTGCCTGCTATCGCTGGTCGACAAGGTCGATTTCACCCAGGATGAAGTGATCGTCGTCGACAATGGCTCGAGGGATGGAAGCGCCGAGTTCGTCGCGACGCTGCCGCAGGTGCGCTACTTCCCCCTGGAGACGAACCTTGGCGTGGGTCCTGCACGCAACCGTGGCCTGTTCCTGGCCCGTGGCAAGTACTGCATGACCCTGGACAACGACACCATCTTCCTGACCGACGACCCCGGTACAGTCGTGGATACGTTCTTCAAGGCACACCCCGATGCCGGCGTGGTGGGCTTCGAGCTGCTCAACGTCGATCGCACCCGCCAGGACTCAACGCGCCGATTCCCACGCTTTTACCAGCCGATCGCCGCGCGCATCGCAGCCACCCGGAAGCTCGGCTTCGTGCAGCGCGAACTCGACCGCCACCTCATGACCGATACGGTGTTCGATAACGAAGCCGACCCCATGGAAGTGGATTACGTGCTCGGCGCGAACCAGACCTTTACCAAGAAGACGGCTGCGCTGCTCATGGGCTACGACGACCGGATCTTCTTCGGCCCCGAGGACGCGGAGTTTTGCGTACGGACCCGCAAGATGGGCCTACGCAACTATTACTCGCGGCGCATCTCGATCGTCCACGACTACAAGCGGCGCACGCGCAAGTTCTCGAAGCTCACCATCAAGCACCTCGCGGGCTTTGCCTACATGCTGAAGAAGCATGGGGGCGTCTACCGTTACTCCCTGAGCGAGCGCCGCTAA